CTCGCCGGCATCTGGGCCGCCGCGAAACTCTCCGCGCCCGTCCTCCTGACGGCCCTCGTGGTGGGATTCGCCATCTCGCTGCTGCAGTCCATCACCCAGATCCAGGAGGTCACGCTCTCGTTCGTGCCGAAGGCCGCCGCCGTGTGCGTCGCCCTGCTGATCTGCGGCCATTGGATGATCGCCGAGATGATCTCGTTCACCCACGAGATGTTCGAGCGCATCCCGGGCCTGCTCGGGGGCGGCTGACATGGACATCGAGCTCGACCAGGCCCGCATCGAGGCGATGATGCTCGCCGGCGTGAGGATCGTCGCGTTCCTCGTGATCGCCCCGCCCTTCTCCTACAAGGGCATCCCGGCGCGCATCAAGGCGATGCTCGCCGTCGGGCTCGCCCTCGTGGTGTCCCCGCGGGTCACCGAGGGCTACGCCACGGGCGGTACGGGACAGTACGTCGGCGCGCTCGTCCTCGAACTCGTGATCGGTGCGGCCCTGGGGTTCCTCGTGCTCGTGATCTTCTCCGCCATCCAGTCCGCCGGCGCCCTGATCGACCTCTTCGGCGGCTTCTCGCTGGCGCAGGGCTTCGACCCGCAGTCCA
This genomic interval from Arthrobacter agilis contains the following:
- the fliQ gene encoding flagellar biosynthesis protein FliQ: MDTNAVLDIGLAGIWAAAKLSAPVLLTALVVGFAISLLQSITQIQEVTLSFVPKAAAVCVALLICGHWMIAEMISFTHEMFERIPGLLGGG